From Candidatus Omnitrophota bacterium, a single genomic window includes:
- the tsaD gene encoding tRNA (adenosine(37)-N6)-threonylcarbamoyltransferase complex transferase subunit TsaD, translating to MITLGIETSCDETAAAILEDGKVLSSEVSSSVHLHSRYGGVIPEIASRFHTEFICPVFEKALHDAGKRVEDIDRIAVTEGPGLPGSLLVGLAFAKALSFARTLPILGVNHLHGHMAASTIRDGVKLPLSGIMPFIGVVVSGGHTSIFECRELGKFREIGRTRDDAAGEAFDKVSKILDLGYPGGPLVEEKARGYDGDDPIPFARPLLKDEESLDFSFSGIKTAALYYWRDSSRSEEEKEKVCFSFQNAIIDTLVEKVYRATRLTGIKRVAVGGGVVNNTLFRQRMTERREKEDVELYLPEKRYCSDNAVMIAAYAEELFDAGVRSDLTLNAKPLG from the coding sequence ATGATAACGCTTGGGATAGAGACATCCTGTGATGAAACGGCCGCCGCCATACTGGAGGACGGCAAAGTGCTTTCCAGCGAAGTGTCCTCCAGCGTGCATTTACATTCGCGTTATGGTGGGGTTATCCCGGAGATCGCGTCCAGGTTCCATACGGAGTTCATATGCCCGGTTTTTGAGAAAGCGCTTCATGACGCAGGGAAACGTGTGGAGGACATAGACAGGATAGCTGTAACGGAAGGGCCCGGTCTACCCGGATCCCTCCTTGTGGGACTGGCGTTCGCCAAGGCGCTGAGTTTTGCCCGGACCCTGCCTATTCTAGGGGTCAACCATCTTCACGGGCATATGGCAGCGAGTACTATACGCGATGGGGTTAAACTGCCGTTATCCGGGATAATGCCGTTCATCGGAGTGGTGGTGTCGGGCGGGCATACTAGTATTTTTGAATGCAGGGAGCTCGGCAAGTTCAGGGAGATAGGACGAACCAGGGACGACGCGGCCGGTGAGGCGTTCGACAAGGTGTCTAAGATACTTGATCTCGGGTATCCGGGTGGCCCATTGGTCGAAGAAAAAGCGCGTGGATATGACGGTGATGACCCGATCCCTTTCGCCAGACCTCTTTTAAAGGACGAGGAGAGCCTGGATTTCAGTTTTAGTGGCATAAAGACCGCGGCATTGTACTACTGGAGGGATTCTTCCCGCAGTGAAGAGGAAAAAGAAAAAGTTTGTTTTTCTTTCCAGAATGCTATAATAGATACGTTGGTCGAAAAAGTGTACCGCGCGACCAGATTGACCGGGATAAAGAGGGTGGCGGTCGGCGGCGGGGTAGTGAACAATACATTGTTCAGGCAGAGGATGACGGAAAGACGAGAGAAGGAAGATGTAGAGTTATATCTTCCTGAGAAGAGGTATTGCTCCGATAACGCGGTCATGATAGCCGCCTACGCCGAAGAACTGTTCGATGCGGGCGTGAGATCAGACCTGACTCTGAACGCGAAACCTTTGGGGTGA